One genomic segment of Centroberyx gerrardi isolate f3 chromosome 4, fCenGer3.hap1.cur.20231027, whole genome shotgun sequence includes these proteins:
- the slc6a13 gene encoding aldo-keto reductase family 1 member D1 isoform X2: MNLSAENHSILLNDGNRIPLLGLGTYGDPRTTAKGTARDCVKLAIDVGYRHFDGALVYFNEHEVGQAIREKIADGKVRREDIFYCGKLWNTFHPPELVRPALEKTLKALKLDYVDLYIIELPIAFKPGNEFYPVDKNGKYIYHHTDLCATWEALEACKDAGLVKSLGVSNFNRRQLEMLLNKPGLKHKPVSNQVECHPYFTQPKLLEYCRQNDIVIVGYSPIGTSRDPSWVNLKSPPMLEDEVLVSIGKKYNKSSAQVALRFNVQRGVVVIPKSFSPQRIKHNFQIFDFSLTEDEMKAIEALNKNIRFVELLMWSDHPEYPFHDEY; this comes from the exons atgaATCTGAGTGCAGAGAACCACAGTATCCTGTTGAATGATGGGAATCGTATTCCTCTGCTTGGATTGGGCACTTATGGGGATCCAAGAACG ACGGCCAAAGGCACAGCACGAGACTGTGTCAAGCTGGCAATAGATGTGGGCTACAGGCACTTTGATGGGGCTTTGGTGTATTTCAATGAGCATGAAGTGGGTCAAGCCATTAGAGAAAAGATTGCCGATGGAAAGGTCAGAAGAGAGGACATCTTCTACTGTGgaaag CTCTGGAATACCTTCCATCCCCCAGAGTTGGTGAGGCCAGCCTTGGAGAAGACTTTGAAGGCCCTGAAACTCGACTATGTGGATCTCTATATCATTGAGCTTCCTATTGCTTTCAAG CCTGGCAATGAGTTCTACCCTGTAGACAAGAATGGGAAGTACATCTACCACCATACGGACCTCTGTGCAACATGGGAG GCTTTGGAGGCTTGCAAAGACGCTGGGCTGGTCAAGTCTCTTGGAGTGTCCAACTTCAACCGCAGACAGCTGGAAATGCTGCTGAATAAGCCGGGCCTCAAACACAAACCTGTGTCCAACCAG gtTGAATGCCATCCGTACTTCACACAACCCAAGCTCCTGGAGTACTGCCGTCAGAATGACATTGTGATCGTAGGCTACAGTCCAATCGGCACCTCGAGAGATCCATCCTG GGTGAATTTAAAAAGCCCTCCTATGCTGGAGGATGAGGTGCTTGTGTCCATTGGGAAAAAGTACAACAAGAGCAGCGCCCAGGTGGCCCTGCGCTTCAACGTCCAGAGAGGAGTGGTGGTCATCCCCAAGAGCTTCAGCCCCCAGAGGATCAAACACAACTTCCAG ATATTTGATTTTTCACTCACTGAGGATGAAATGAAAGCCATTGAAGCGCTGAACAAAAATATTCGTTTTGTGGAGCTGCTGAT GTGGAGTGACCATCCAGAGTATCCATTTCACGATGAATATTAA
- the LOC139929745 gene encoding transcription intermediary factor 1-alpha-like: MDGRTEKHESGDAVIIVENEAESMPVQEEKSGATRLNFLDTCPVCHLNFHSREPKLLPCLHSFCKKCLPSPSRNLAMAEPLNSQVDSATKPLNVIRCPVCRQECMEVDVMENFFVKDSVEAPSSTVERTVQLCMTCDDNTEAAGFCVDCVEYLCATCVEAHQRVKFTKDHTIRQKEELSQEAHGVSAQRPVFCDIHKQEPLKLFCETCDLLTCRDCQLLKHKDHNYQFLEDAYNNHKQHMESMTRQLQEKKKVIEEVSNSINNGLFQVDQNRTSVHNEIKKSICSLILEINKKGKILVNQLEAVTKDHESVLTKQQEDIGYLSRHLDHVINFTKWATARNGGTALLYCKRLILFQIGNLLRAKCNTSFVPQSSVRFQCRSSYWASNVDLGSLVVESVPGHQLGGFQGIPHQLSHPGQGPSGSPNGPALGARLAPHNTLAQLQMQVDKLNPQPHWQTQPPPPTWTWYQSVRLQRTAPGPLQGGSPSQSMPPVPPQPGRRFMVPPPNHVSPTSSLPSPGFTPQSVQPLRGMVSSSSYQPKPMDVFSSSPLYTHNAPLPSNGGVGSPHSRQMIEPIYLNKRNDPGGPLHMLRPNYPQSLPPSLAYRNVQGQQNSPGYPAVSQEEKPGTVSWKPPETQQANGAVGSAVKRRRRSSPGPIIVIKDEPEDDISYVQANQRANLPDSTGDRPQISVQVEGKQVTTPPRSTKDKPQTPPQPPRSPRDQSQTDAPNQIPSLGGEQQVERHQAPLEDPNEDWCAVCQNGGELLCCDKCPKVFHLTCHVPSLLKSPSGEWFCSFCRDLSVPEMEYDCDSKPEAKTVKKEPDSEGGFPPADKRKCERLLLHLFCSELSSDFQEPVSPSILADNRQTIKTPMDLSTVKRRLEAKQSLCYQSQAEFISDIRLIFRNCAVLNEADTEVAMAGRKLEQLFEEHLRIVYPDQTFPDIKIEVTGPATPPVSQPSSPDTISQPAKRQRRCSDSQDAPGSPKREEEAV, encoded by the exons ATGGATGGACGCACAGAAAAACACGAGTCCGGGGATGCTGTTATCATCGTGGAGAACGAGGCTGAGAGCATGCCAGTCCAGGAGGAGAAGTCGGGAGCAACCCGCTTAAATTTCCTGGATACTTGTCCCGTTTGCCATCTAAACTTTCACAGCCGAGAGCCCAAACTTCTGCCATGCCTGCACTCTTTTTGTAAGAAATGTTTGCCTTCACCCTCAAGGAATTTGGCTATGGCAGAGCCGCTGAACTCCCAGGTTGACAGCGCGACCAAACCAC TCAATGTGATTCGCTGTCCGGTGTGCAGACAGGAGTGTATGGAGGTAGATGTGATGGAAAACTTCTTTGTGAAGGACTCAGTGGAGGCTCCCAGCAGCACTGTGGAGAGGACAGTCCAG CTCTGCATGACCTGCGATGACAACACAGAAGCCGCCGGGTTTTGTGTGGATTGTGTTGAGTACCTGTGTGCCACCTGTGTGGAGGCGCACCAGAGAGTCAAATTCACCAAAGACCACACCATCAGACAGAAGGAGGAACTATCACAAG AGGCCCATGGTGTGTCCGCTCAGAGGCCGGTGTTCTGTGACATCCACAAGCAAGAGCCACTGAAGCTGTTCTGTGAGACCTGTGACCTGCTAACCTGTCGTGACTGCCAGCTACTGAAGCACAAAGACCACAA tTACCAGTTCCTGGAGGATGCTTATAATAACCACAAACAGCACATGGAGAGCATGACTCGACAgctgcaggagaagaagaaagtaaTTGAAGAGGTGTCAAACTCAATAAACAATGG ACTATTTCAAGTTGATCAAAACCGCACATCAGttcacaatgaaataaagaaGTCCATCTGCAGTTTGATACTCGAGATAAACAAGAAGGGCAAGATACTAGTTAATCAACTTGAG GCCGTAACAAAGGATCATGAAAGTGTCTTGACAAAACAACAGGAGGACATTGGCTACCTATCCAGACACCTGGATCATGTCATCAACTTCACCAAATGGGCCACAGCCAGGAATGGGGGCACAGCCCTCTTGTACTGTAAGCGTTTG ATTCTGTTTCAGATTGGAAACCTCCTGCGGGCAAAATGCAATACCTCATTTGTACCACAGAGCTCTGTGCGCTTCCAGTGTCGATCCTCTTACTGGGCCTCTAATGTTGATCTGG GCTCTTTAGTGGTGGAGAGTGTACCAGGCCACCAGCTGGGTGGTTTTCAGGGCATCCCTCATCAGCTTTCCCACCCTGGGCAAGGCCCCTCAGGCTCACCCAACGGCCCTGCCCTGGGAGCCCGCCTGGCCCCCCATAACACGCTGGCTCAGCTCCAGATGCAGGTGGACAAGCTGAACCCGCAGCCTCATTGGCAGACCCAGCCGCCTCCTCCGACCTGGACGTGGTACCAGAGTGTCCGTTTACAGCGAACCGCTCCAGGGCCGCTCCAGGGAGGCTCTCCCTCCCAGAGTATGCCTCCCGTGCCCCCACAGCCAGGCCGCAGGTTTATGGTGCCTCCTCCCAACCATGTCAGCCCGACTAGCAGCTTACCGAGCCCTGGGTTTACGCcccag TCTGTCCAGCCGCTGAGGGGGATGGTTAGCAGCTCCAGCTACCAACCCAAACCCATGGATGTCTTTTCCTCTTCACCTCTGTACACCCACAATGCACCACTCCCCAGCAATGGTGGTGTCGGTTCCCCTCACTCACGACAAATG ATCGAGCCCATATATCTGAACAAGAGGAATGATCCAGGTGGCCCTTTACATATGCTGAGACCAAACTATCCCCAGAGCCTGCCGCCTTCTTTGGCATACAGAAATG TGCAAGGACAGCAGAATTCACCCGGTTACCCAGCTGTATCCCAAGAGGAGAAACCAGG GACTGTTTCCTGGAAACCTCCAGAGACGCAGCAGGCTAATGGAGCAGTGGGCTCAGCTGTCAAGAGGAGACGAAGGTCGTCACCAGGGCCCATCATTGTCATCAAAGATGAGCCAGAGGATGACATAAGCTAT GTACAAGCAAACCAAAGAGCAAACCTCCCTGACAGCACAGGTGACCGCCCCCAAATCAGTGTCCAAGTTGAGGGCAAACAGGTCACGACTCCTCCTCGAAGCACCAAGGACAAGCCTCAGACCCCTCCGCAGCCTCCGAGGAGCCCAAGGGACCAAAGTCAGACGGATGCTccaaatcagatcccttctttggGAGGAGAACAGCAGGTAGAACGGCATCAAGCTCCGCTGGAGGACCCTAATGAAGACTGGTGTGCTGTGTGTCAGAATGGGGGAGAGCTGCTGTGCTGTGATAAGTGTCCCAAAGTTTTCCACCTTACGTGCCATGTTCCATCTCTCCTCAAATCTCCCAG TGGGGAGTGGTTTTGCTCTTTCTGCCGTGACCTGTCAGTCCCTGAGATGGAGTATGACTGTGATAGCAAACCTGAAGCCAAAACAGTAAAGAAGGAGCCAGATTCTGAGGGAGGATTCCCCCCTGCTGACAAACGA AAGTGtgagaggctgctgctgcacttgtTTTGCAGCGAGCTGAGTTCAGACTTCCAAGAACCCGTGTCCCCCTCG ATATTAGCTGATAACAGGCAGACTATAAAGACACCAATGGATCTTTCCACTGTGAAAAGACGGCTTGAGGCTAAACAGAGTCTCTGCTACCAAAGCCAGGCAGAGTTTATATCAGACATCCGGCTCATTTTCAGGAACTGTGCAGTACTCAATGAG GCTGACACCGAGGTCGCCATGGCAGGCAGGAAGCTTGAGCAGTTGTTTGAAGAGCACCTGAGGATCGTCTACCCCGACCAGACCTTCCCAGACATCAAAATAGAGGTCACTGGTCCTGCTAcccctcctgtctctcagcCCTCATCTCCTGACACTATCTCCCAGCCTGCAAAGCGCCAGCGCAGGTGCTCCGACTCCCAGGATGCACCAGGCTCTCccaaaagagaagaggaagcagtATGA
- the slc6a13 gene encoding aldo-keto reductase family 1 member D1 isoform X3 produces MNLSAENHSILLNDGNRIPLLGLGTYGDPRTTAKGTARDCVKLAIDVGYRHFDGALVYFNEHEVGQAIREKIADGKVRREDIFYCGKLWNTFHPPELVRPALEKTLKALKLDYVDLYIIELPIAFKPGNEFYPVDKNGKYIYHHTDLCATWEVECHPYFTQPKLLEYCRQNDIVIVGYSPIGTSRDPSWVNLKSPPMLEDEVLVSIGKKYNKSSAQVALRFNVQRGVVVIPKSFSPQRIKHNFQIFDFSLTEDEMKAIEALNKNIRFVELLMWSDHPEYPFHDEY; encoded by the exons atgaATCTGAGTGCAGAGAACCACAGTATCCTGTTGAATGATGGGAATCGTATTCCTCTGCTTGGATTGGGCACTTATGGGGATCCAAGAACG ACGGCCAAAGGCACAGCACGAGACTGTGTCAAGCTGGCAATAGATGTGGGCTACAGGCACTTTGATGGGGCTTTGGTGTATTTCAATGAGCATGAAGTGGGTCAAGCCATTAGAGAAAAGATTGCCGATGGAAAGGTCAGAAGAGAGGACATCTTCTACTGTGgaaag CTCTGGAATACCTTCCATCCCCCAGAGTTGGTGAGGCCAGCCTTGGAGAAGACTTTGAAGGCCCTGAAACTCGACTATGTGGATCTCTATATCATTGAGCTTCCTATTGCTTTCAAG CCTGGCAATGAGTTCTACCCTGTAGACAAGAATGGGAAGTACATCTACCACCATACGGACCTCTGTGCAACATGGGAG gtTGAATGCCATCCGTACTTCACACAACCCAAGCTCCTGGAGTACTGCCGTCAGAATGACATTGTGATCGTAGGCTACAGTCCAATCGGCACCTCGAGAGATCCATCCTG GGTGAATTTAAAAAGCCCTCCTATGCTGGAGGATGAGGTGCTTGTGTCCATTGGGAAAAAGTACAACAAGAGCAGCGCCCAGGTGGCCCTGCGCTTCAACGTCCAGAGAGGAGTGGTGGTCATCCCCAAGAGCTTCAGCCCCCAGAGGATCAAACACAACTTCCAG ATATTTGATTTTTCACTCACTGAGGATGAAATGAAAGCCATTGAAGCGCTGAACAAAAATATTCGTTTTGTGGAGCTGCTGAT GTGGAGTGACCATCCAGAGTATCCATTTCACGATGAATATTAA